The window tgattggtgatcggagggtgatgagggtcaactcctctggccgaggcatcaggcctgggcgggaggctgagccggggattggggggatatgatggtccccttgcccaggcctgaagcctgggtcagaggggtcaggcttgggtggggggtggagcaagcgatcagagggagatgggggtcccctgcccaggcatgattcctgggccagaggcctcaggcctgggcgggggccagagccagtgatcagggggagattggggtcccctgtccaagcctgacacctctggcggaggtgtcaggcctgggcaaggggccgatcaggtgatcagagggtgatgggggtctatgcctctggctgaggcatcagcctgggcaaggggcagagccagcaatcggagggggctgggggcagagccagtgatggggggaaatgagggtctcctgcccaggcctgacgcctctgtcagaggcgtcaggcctgggcaaggggctgatcctgcgattggagggtgatgggggtcaacgcctgagggctgccagtatgtgagagggggcaggctggactgagggacactgccggggtccaaccccagcaggtccaggggtccccaaaggtgtggacggagtcggcgaagaaggaatgacacggagacagcgttcagttgatcagcagcctagccaggatctccagccaagttctggtctcgatctccagagaggttctgcttcagatctccagccaggttcagtccgggttctccagccaggttctagtcaggctctcctgccaatctccgcagtcaggttcagtccaggatcccctgccatgttctcccgctaggctctgtctctaggctccgaggccagtccctctccaggatcctccggcatgctctctccagcgaagttcttctgtctccaggctccgtgtaggctctgtcttcttgattctgttctaagttctgagtcttcctgtcttctgaattctgtctcctgatttctgtgttctgagttctgagtgtttctgtcttgttacaactgtatttataccagttgattcaatcctatcaatctctattacaaaggttagggcgtttcttatctccattccagggagaaaagattatgtagtttaagcatgattgttcgtagttaaagggattaattacccgcctggcacttagttgaggggttttattccctccctaacttcagggggaaatccctacctggggaaaacaacctttctcagagaccttggttaaaacacatagtgcaaagaaggtgagcaaacatattaagaacagtatgccatatatgccaggtcccttgaaacagcaaggatggaccggctcccggcaaattcccccttttttattttttaaaagcaggcattaaaaagaaaaacctcaaacgctctcttttatccattttaagagtaggattggcgctttctgctattacctgagtcctgatctatcaccccagggagagcttgccaatcctgcactttcccggggtggaaaggctgcagtggggttaaggataaggctccttgggcctaccttctcccatgcctctacatttacctttccagcacctttccttcctcagaaaagcatggacgtatttcttgtataaaatgttctgtctgactgggagtaaccttaattcctctgctaacaagcatatatgttaaaagatcaatacggagtctttatctttagactcagtatggcacatcttcttaatctaaagatcaatacagagtcttctttctttggactcagtatggcacatcttctcaatctaaggatcaatacagagtcttctttctttggactcagtatggcacatcttctcaatctaagttctgtactatccaccttcttaccctacttatcctctataggggggtctgtagcaccctggtggagtcctatccgtcccgagtgtgggggttctcaatgggggggcttacctaagggaatcctgttccaggggttcccaaaggtgtggacggagtcggcgaagactatccaccctcttcctacggtggagtctgatctgtcccgagtgtggggttctcaatgagggggggcttacctaagggaatcctgttccaggggttcccaaaggtgtggacagagtcggcgaagactatccaccctcttcctacggtggagtctgatccgtcccgagtgtggaggttctcaatggggcggcttacctaagggaatcctgttccaggggttcccaaaggtgtggacggagtcagcgaagactatccaccctcttcctacggtggagtccgatccgtcccgagtgcagggcgcttacctaggggtccctgttcgggcgccatatgccggggtccagccccagcgggtccaggggtccccaagggcgtggacggagtcggcgaagaaggaaggacacggagacagcgttcagttgatcagcagcctagccaggatctctagcccggatctccagccaagttctggtctggatctccagagaggttctgcttcggatctccagcgaggttctgtagccatgttccctcgctaggttctccagccaggttctgtccaggctctccagtcaggttcagtgtccaggttccagtcaggttctcctgccaatctctgtagtcaggttcagtccaggatcccctgccatgttctcccgctaggctctgtctctaggctccgaggccagtccctctccaggatcctccggcatgctctctccagcgaagttcttctgtctccaggctccgtgtaggctctgtcttcttgattctgttctaagttctgagtgtttctgtcttgttacaactgtatttataccagttgattcaatcctatcaatctctattacaaaggttagggcgtttcttatctccattccagggagaaaagattatgtagtttaagcatgattgttcgtagttaaagggattaattacccgcctggcacttagttgaggggttttattccctccctaacttcaggggaaaatccctacctggggattcaacctttctcggagaggtgactttggttaaaacacagcgccaagaaggtgagcaaacatattaagaaccgtatgccatatatgccaggtcccttgaaacagcaaggatggaccggctcccggcaaattcccccttttttattttttaaaagcaagcattaaaaagaaaaacctgaaacgctctcttgtatccattttaagagtaggattggcgctttctgctattacctgagtcctgatctatcaccccagggagagcttgccaatcctgcactttcccggggtggaaaggctgcagtggggttaaggataaggctccttgggcctaccttctcccatgcctctacatttacctttctggcacctttccttcctcagaaaagcatggacatacttcttgtataaaatgttccatctgactgggagtaaccttaactcctctgctagcaagcatatatgttaaaagatcaatacagagtcttttttctttagactcagtatggcacatcttcttaatctaaagatcaatacagagtcttttttctttggactcagtatggcacatcttctcaatctaagttctgtactatccaccttcttaccctatttatcctctataggggggtctgtagcaccctggtggagtcctatccgtcccgagtgtgggggttttcaagggggggggcttacctaagggaatcctattccagggattcccaaaggtgtggacggagtcggcgaagactatccaccctcttcctacggtggagtcctatccgtcccgagtgtggggttctcaatgggggggcttacctaagggaaccctgttccaggggttcccaaaggtgtggacggagtcggcgaagactatccaccctcttcctacggtggagtctgatccgtcccgagtgcggggcgcttacctaggggtccctgttcgggcgccatatgccggggtccaaccccagcgggtccaggggtccccaaaggcgtggacggagtcggcgaagaaggaatgacacggagacagcgttcagttgatcagcagcctagccaggatctccagccaggatctccagccaagttctggtctcgatctccagagaggttctgcttcggatctccagcgaggttctgtagccaggttctagttaggttctcttgccaatttctgcggtcaggttcagtccaggatcccctgccatgttctcccgctaggctctgtctctaggctccgaggccagtccctctccaggatcctccggcatgctctctccagcgaagttcttctgtctccaggctccgtgtaggctctgtcttcttgattctgttctaagttctgagtcttcctgtcttctgaattctgtctcctgatttctgtgttctgagttctgagtgtttctgtcttgttacaactgtatttataccagttgattcaatcctatcaatctctattacaaaggttagggcgtttcttatctccattccagggagaaaagattatgtagtttaagcatgattgttcgtagttaaagggattaattacccgcctggcacttagttgaggggttttattccctccctaacttcagggggaaatccctacctggggaaaacaacctttctcagagaccttggttaaaacacatagtgcaaagaaggtgagcaaacatattaagaacagtatgccatatatgccaggtcccttgaaacagcaaggatggaccggctcccggcaggacactccccccccacacacacccagtgcacgaatttcgtgcaccgggcccctagtatcttaataaaaaaatatattaaaagacaaaaaaaaaaaaaagcacagactaaagattccacacacaaaaattgtTAGCACTAATAAGTGAGTTCAGCAAAGTAGCATGAAACAAAATCACCACACAAATGtcaattgcatttctatacaccaacaatggccaaagcaaaaagaaaattaagaaaaccattctatttacaatagcatccAAAAGAATACTTAGTAattaatttaaccaaggaagtgaaaGACTTGTACAATGAAAACTTCtgaaataaagacataaataaatggaacacatCCCATGTACATGGGTTGGAACACTAAATATTGTTAACTTGTTAATATTACCCAAAGGGATCTACAAaatcaatgcaatccctatcaaagtCCCAatgactttgtttttgttaatactcacccaaggatatatatttccattgatttttagagagagtgggaggagagagaaagagagaaacattgatgtgagagagacacatcaattggttgcttcctacaggCACCcttaccagggccagggatcaaatttgcaacccaggtacatgcccttgacctggaatcaaacccatgatctcTAACACTGAATcacgctggccagggcccaatgacaatttttgcagaaatagaaaaccCCCTCCTAAAATTAATATGGCATCTCAAGGAACCCTTAATAGacaaagcaatcttgaaaaagaagtaCAAAGCTGGAGGACTCATACTTGTTATTTCGAATTTTTCtaaaaagctacagtaatcaaaacagagTGGTACTGGAATAATGActgacatataaatcaatggaattgaatagagaactcagaaaaaGCCCTCACATTTATAGCAGGATGATTTTTGACAGGGGTACTAAGACCATTCAATAGGGAAAGGActatcttttcaacaaatggtgctgggaaaactaaaTATCTacctgcaaaagaatgaagttggatccTTAGCTAATATCATATGCAAAATTAAAGTCAAAATGGACCAGAGATATAAATGTAagatctaaaactataaaacttttagattAAAACATAGGGTAAAAACTTtatgacattggatttggcaatgatttcttggggTATGACACCAAAAGGAACaggcaacaaaagtaaaaatagacaaattgggcttcatgaaaatttttatatttgtgtatcAAAAGACAATATCAGTAGAGTAAAAAGGCAACCCACAAAATTAGAGAAAATTTACAAATCATatacctgataaggggttaatgtccAGAATCTATAGAGAACTCCTAAAacgcaacaacaaaaaacccaaacaactcgattaaaaaatgggcaaagaacttggatagatatttctcaaaaaaaaaaaaaaaagacatacaaacggccaataaatacatgaaaagatgcacaGCATCActgatcattagggaaatgcaaattaaaaccacaatgagatactgccTCATACcaattaggatggctactataaaCAACAGCAAATTTGAACcttggtgcactgttggtgggaatgtaaaatggtacaagcCACTGcctaaaacagtatggcagttcctcaaaaatataaaaatagattgacctatgatccagcagttccacctctgggtatatacctagaaggATTGAGAGCAGGGGTTATTTTAGCGATATTTCACATCCATGTTCATGTCAACAtgattcacaatagctaaaacatggaagcaacccaaatgctcattggcaggtgaatggaaatgcaaaatatgatatattaataatagaacattattcaactttaaaaaggaaggaaatccagacacatgctacaacatgcacataatgctaagtgaagtaagccagtcacaaaaaaacaaattctgtgtgattccatttatatgagacATTAGTCAAaaatcataaagacagaaagtagaaaggtgatgccagggcctgggaggaaaGAGGTAAGGAAGAATTATTGTTTAACGGTATAGAGTTtccattttacaaaaagaaaagagttctaaaaaggatggtggtgatggtagcacaACTTCATTAATGTATACCACTGAATTGTAaactaaaaatggttaagatggcaaatattgtttttataattttaccataataaaaagtggaaaaataaaattgatgatCATGgttggaaaatatatatgtaggcatacattacttttgtaatttaaaaaaattaagaggaaaaatattcaGAGTATGATTTCTAATTTGCAATTTAAAAAGGAAGTCACAgtctgtgtttgtatgtgtgtgttttcagaggaggaggaggacactaAAAATATAGTGGTAATTTCCTATTTAGCCTAAAGCATAACTTGCCATTCTTTTTCACATAGATGTATTTAGGGATTTGGGATAATCTGCCAGGGGTTGTGAAATGTCAAATGGAACAAGCACTTCATCTTGATTTTGGAACTGAATTGGAACCAAGAAAAGAAGTAGTGTTATTTGATAAACCAACTAGGGGAACTACTgtacagaaattcaaagaaatggTCTACAGTCTCTTTAAAGTAAGTATATCTATTCACATGTCGCTAGTATGACTCACTACACTCTCCTGAAAGAATTGCCAGCACCTCATTCTAAACCACAAGAATGTTGCTATTCTTTGACCTGTATCAAGACTCTTATCTTGAGAGAAataattcaaagaaaagaaaaaatgtgtggAAGATATTTACTTTAATATTATAAGCTAAAAATGTCCAGATATGAGAGGGGAGTTCTATAGATTGACATTGTAGCTGATACATTTTGAAAAGGTGAAATAAAATCAGTACAACCTGctttgcaaattatttttttaaaattttaaagaaatcctCATACAGAGATTAATTAAAAGTattaaaagatgaaaacaatTACACTTTGggaaagaatcttttttttttaattgatttttttatagagaggaagggagagggatagagagccagaaacatcgatgagagagtaacatcaatcagctgcctcctgctggggacgtgcccaccaccaaggcacatgcccctgactggaatcaaacctgggactcttcagtccgcaggccaacgctccatccactgagccaaaccggccagggcaaagaatctttttttattgctcttataatctttttctctggagagcttacattttcaaattattttatccCAAGCAGGGGAATACATTTTTACCTTCATTATTAGAATAATGtaacttaaaataattacattaatgTGATAACTacgaaaaataattttcagttgaCCCTTATaattggatactagaggcccgttgcacagagattcgtgcaataggccttcccttcccctggctgctggcaccggttttcctccggcacccgggacccaggccttcgctccggctggaGTCTTCagtgtctacatatgcaaattaaccgccatctttgttgggttaatttgcatactctcctgattggctggtgagcatagcagagggacagtcggtttacatgtttgtctgttattaggtAAGATGAGCACATTACACTACAATTTTGCAAGTAAATCTATGAATAAGACAGAATAATTACTTAGTGTCTTCCTTAACTGTATTTATGCAGAGTGTAAGAGGGTTATGGAACCTAGGGTGGCCATTTCTTAATACATAGACTTAGCCAAGTTTTACTGCATTCACATAAAATATAGTTCTCACTTAGCATCATAAATATTTAGATTATGTTTTAAGTTCCTTATGGGGATTCAGTAGCAAAATtattacttagcataataatccccATAAAGGAAGTATTTTTCCATTTGCTAACGTCTTATCTTTATAGGCAAAATTGGGTGACCAGGGAAACCTCTCTGAACTGGTTAATCTCATCTTGACGGTGGCTGATGGAGACAAAGACGGCCAGGTTTCCTTGGGAGAAGCAAAGTCTGCATGGGCACTTCTTCAATTAAATGAATTTCTTCTCATGGTGATACTTCAAGATAAGGAACATACCCCCAAATTAATGGGATTCTGTGGTGATCTCTATGTAATGGAAAGTGTTGAATATACCTCTCTTTATGGAATAAGTCTTCCATGGGTCATTGAACTTTTTATTCCCTCTGGGTTCAGAAGAAGCATGGATCAGTTGTTCACACCATCATGGCCCAGAAAGGCTAAAATAGCCATAGGACTGCTCGAGTTTGTGGAAGATGTTTTCCATGGCCCCTACGGAAACTTCCTCATGTGTGACACTAGTGCCAAAAACCTAGGATATAATGATAAGTATGATTTGAAAATGGTGGACATGAGAAAAATTGTGCCAGAGACAAACCTGAAAGAACTTATAAAGGATCGTCACTGTGAGTCTGATTTGGACTGTGTCTATGGCACGGATTGTCGAACTAGCTGTGATCAGAGTACAATGAAGTGTACCTCAGAAGTGATACAACCAAACTTGGCAAAAGCCTGTCAGTTACTCAAAGACTATCTATTGCGTGGTGCTCCAAGTGAAATTCGTGAAGAATTAGAAAAGCAACTTTATTCTTGTATTGCCCTCAAAGTCACAGCAAATCAAATGGAAATGGAACATTCTTTGATACTAAATAACCTAAAAACATTACTGTGGAAGAAAATTTCCTACACAAATGACTCTTAGTTCATTTGGACATTGTAACCATTGTGGGAAACTTACCACTTAAGTTTGAGCACTCTAAAAAAAATGGCTTGACTGAAATCCCTGCCAGTACAAAACTCATTTCCCGTTCCTAAGAAGCCATCGTCTTAAAATACATGTCTATTGCTGAATGACAGGAGGTATAGGATCAATAGGTCCCCCAAAATGGAATTCCTCCTTTCAGAAGCCCTGGTACAATTCCCAGTACATTCACTGTGTAACTCTTTGACTGACTTTAAAATAATGCTGTGAAGCCTCATTCCAGACATCAACAGTGATATTATTTTGTAGATTTGTTAGCCAAGATACCACTGCTGGAAACATTGTTTGCATTGAAGCTGCTGTTTGAAATTTATACATAAATTTACTAATGTCTTAGCATGGTAAAGTTTGCACATTAACAGAAATGAAGACTGCAAAGCAGACAAATTAAAATTACTGATTTATAAGTAGATGTTAATAGTATGCTTTGTTGTATTATGAACTTAAACCCATTTTAACTCAGACATCATACTTTATGCGGCTTCAGagcctctttttttaatcctcacccaaggatatttttaggGCAAGTGGAAGACAAACTTCAATGTGTTAGAAacacgattggttgcctcctgcacgcaccccaaccagggcctggagaagcctgcaacctatgTGCACGGCCTTGcccagagtcaaacctgggacgcAACATctcccaggccgatgctctatccactgagcggaaccagctagggcttcagaGGCCCTTAGACCTTCGAGTGTTTTACTTGGCAACATGTAATTGCCATGAAAACGTTTGAGCTTTCCACCTTAGTTTCAAATGGTCCCTCTTGGTATCAGCCAGCCAACTTAAGGCCACAGACCCTATCCAGATCCATTTACCTTGAATTTGTCATGAAGAGTCAATAAGCGGACCCTGAAATCGGAACTTTTTAATTTGACATTTTCAAACAGTATTTTCTGTTGACCAAAAGGCTATATTTTAGAGGCACGTAAATTTAGTCATCAAATATTTTCTCATGTAAACTATATGCAAAGATTTGCTCCTCTTTCATGTTTTTCAGCATCTCCACAAAATTAAACCCTTCTAGAGAAAAGACCCAGTATTTTCTGCTCAAAGATTTCATCTGATTAAAGAATCTTAGCTATGTGACCTTCATTGGACAGCTTCCTTTCAAAAATTAAATCCACAGATTAGCACGTTTTGCTTAATTTAAAACCACATACTTTGAAGGTACCTTTCTTCCTACTAATCATCTGGTTACAATAAATGAAAGAAGTATTTCCTAGTGGAAGGCTGGTATGTTGCTTG is drawn from Myotis daubentonii chromosome 3, mMyoDau2.1, whole genome shotgun sequence and contains these coding sequences:
- the DIPK1A gene encoding divergent protein kinase domain 1A isoform X1, whose product is MARSLCPGAWLRKPYYLQARFSYVRMKYLFFSWLAVFVGSWIIYVQYSTYTELCRGKDCKKIICDKYKNGVIDGPACNSLCVTETLYFGKCLSTKPNNQMYLGIWDNLPGVVKCQMEQALHLDFGTELEPRKEVVLFDKPTRGTTVQKFKEMVYSLFKAKLGDQGNLSELVNLILTVADGDKDGQVSLGEAKSAWALLQLNEFLLMVILQDKEHTPKLMGFCGDLYVMESVEYTSLYGISLPWVIELFIPSGFRRSMDQLFTPSWPRKAKIAIGLLEFVEDVFHGPYGNFLMCDTSAKNLGYNDKYDLKMVDMRKIVPETNLKELIKDRHCESDLDCVYGTDCRTSCDQSTMKCTSEVIQPNLAKACQLLKDYLLRGAPSEIREELEKQLYSCIALKVTANQMEMEHSLILNNLKTLLWKKISYTNDS
- the DIPK1A gene encoding divergent protein kinase domain 1A isoform X2, whose product is MELLMGPHVTAFVLQKLFTLENAYLPSPTISYKCLHEETREISKKQPNLQLKMYLGIWDNLPGVVKCQMEQALHLDFGTELEPRKEVVLFDKPTRGTTVQKFKEMVYSLFKAKLGDQGNLSELVNLILTVADGDKDGQVSLGEAKSAWALLQLNEFLLMVILQDKEHTPKLMGFCGDLYVMESVEYTSLYGISLPWVIELFIPSGFRRSMDQLFTPSWPRKAKIAIGLLEFVEDVFHGPYGNFLMCDTSAKNLGYNDKYDLKMVDMRKIVPETNLKELIKDRHCESDLDCVYGTDCRTSCDQSTMKCTSEVIQPNLAKACQLLKDYLLRGAPSEIREELEKQLYSCIALKVTANQMEMEHSLILNNLKTLLWKKISYTNDS